A stretch of the Vicia villosa cultivar HV-30 ecotype Madison, WI unplaced genomic scaffold, Vvil1.0 ctg.000217F_1_1_3, whole genome shotgun sequence genome encodes the following:
- the LOC131625444 gene encoding NAC domain-containing protein 73-like, protein MTQCSYPEENNHSVLMERRKDSIIRTCPTCGHHIKCQDQGAGIHELPGLPAGVKFDPTDQEILEHLEAKVRSDIQMLHPLIDEFIPTLEGENGICCTHPEKLPGVSKDGLIRHFFHRPSKAYTTGTRKRRKVHTDSDGSETRWHKTGKTRPVYVIGKLKGYKKILVLYTNYRKQRKPEKTNWVMHQYHLGNNEEEKEGELVVSKVFYQTQPRQCGSLMKDSSSFSDQKLIGDQVVNEVVNHKNSGFVEYYNTSFISFDQGEQHRSSNAQVISHFPVHDGTSFIP, encoded by the exons ATGACTCAGTGTAGTTATCCTGAAGAGAATAATCACAGTGTTCTTATGGAGAGACGCAAAGATAGCATAATCAGAACTTGTCCGACTTGTGGTCATCATATCAAATGCCAAGATCAG GGTGCTGGAATTCATGAGTTACCTGGATTACCTGCTGGAGTGAAGTTTGATCCAACTGATCAAGAGATTCTCGAACATTTGGAAGCGAAAGTGAGGTCCGATATTCAAATGCTTCACCCTTTGATCGATGAATTCATCCCTACTCTTGAAGGAGAGAACGGAATCTGCTGCACTCATCCGGAGAAATTGCCAG GTGTAAGCAAAGATGGCTTGATCAGACATTTCTTTCACAGGCCATCAAAAGCATACACAACAGgaacaagaaaaagaagaaaagtacACACAGATTCAGATGGAAGTGAAACAAGGTGGCACAAGACCGGTAAGACAAGACCGGTTTACGTGATCGGCAAATTAAAAGGATATAAGAAAATCCTTGTTCTTTACACTAACTACAGAAAGCAAAGAAAGCCAGAGAAAACAAATTGGGTTATGCATCAATACCATCTCGGAaacaatgaagaagagaaagaaggagaATTGGTAGTTTCCAAAGTTTTCTACCAAACACAACCAAGACAATGTGGTTCATTGATGAAAGACTCGTCCTCGTTTTCCGATCAAAAACTAATCGGCGATCAAGTTGTTAACGAGGTGGTTAATCATAAAAACAGTGGATTTGTTGAATATTATAACACTTCTTTCATATCTTTTGATCAAGGGGAACAACATAGATCAAGCAATGCTCAAGTGATTTCTCATTTTCCTGTCCATGATGGTACTTCTTTCATTCCTTGA